The proteins below come from a single Archangium lipolyticum genomic window:
- a CDS encoding aldo/keto reductase gives MPKRTLGRQGLEVSAIGLGCMGMSWSYGPPKDTQEMIALIRAAVDRGVTFFDTAEVYGPLTNEELLGEALAPFRGRVVIATKFGFAPAHEGEGRWSLINSRPEHIKQAAESSLKRLKVDAIDLYYQHRVDPAVPIEDVAGAVKDLIREGKVKHFGLSEAGAQTIRRAHAVQPVTALQSEYSLWWREPETSVLPTLEELGIGFVPFSPLGKGFLTGKIDPTTTFDSSDFRSTIPRFQPENLQANQAFVELLTRIAKEKSATPGQIALAWVLAQKPWIVPIPGTTKQARMLENAGAADIVLTASDLREIEDGASRIKPSGDRYPPQQQRLIDR, from the coding sequence ATCCCCAAACGCACGCTCGGGCGACAAGGACTCGAGGTCTCCGCCATCGGCCTCGGCTGCATGGGCATGAGCTGGAGCTACGGCCCACCGAAGGACACCCAGGAGATGATCGCGCTCATCCGCGCAGCGGTCGATCGCGGCGTCACGTTCTTCGACACGGCGGAAGTGTACGGACCGCTGACGAACGAGGAACTCCTCGGCGAAGCCCTCGCGCCGTTCCGCGGGCGCGTCGTCATCGCGACGAAATTCGGGTTCGCGCCGGCGCACGAAGGGGAAGGGAGATGGAGCCTCATCAATAGCCGTCCGGAGCACATCAAGCAGGCCGCCGAAAGCTCGTTGAAGCGGCTGAAGGTCGACGCGATCGACCTCTATTACCAACACCGCGTCGACCCAGCGGTACCGATCGAAGACGTCGCGGGCGCCGTGAAGGACCTCATTCGCGAGGGGAAAGTCAAACACTTCGGCCTCTCCGAAGCGGGGGCGCAGACGATCCGTCGCGCGCACGCGGTGCAGCCCGTCACCGCGCTCCAGAGCGAGTATTCGTTGTGGTGGCGCGAGCCCGAGACGAGCGTGTTGCCGACGCTCGAGGAGCTTGGCATCGGCTTCGTGCCGTTCAGCCCGCTCGGCAAAGGCTTTCTGACCGGAAAGATCGACCCGACCACGACGTTCGATTCGAGCGATTTCCGGAGCACCATCCCGCGGTTCCAGCCCGAGAACCTTCAGGCGAACCAGGCATTCGTGGAGCTGCTCACGCGGATCGCCAAGGAGAAGAGCGCCACCCCCGGTCAGATCGCGCTCGCGTGGGTGCTCGCGCAGAAGCCGTGGATCGTACCGATCCCAGGGACGACGAAGCAGGCGCGCATGCTCGAGAACGCAGGCGCCGCCGACATCGTGCTCACGGCAAGCGATCTCCGTGAGATCGAGGACGGCGCCTCGCGTATCAAGCCGAGCGGAGACCGCTACCCGCCACAACAGCAACGCCTGATCGATCGCTGA
- a CDS encoding putative quinol monooxygenase, whose product MNLRRFLMVCASALALCLGPPALAQKAQVPFVRLEDLEIDPARLEGFKAAAREHAVATLRMERGVLALHAAAEKGNPARIRVFEMYADESAYQAHLRTPHFQRFRSGTAKMVLARRMYDAVPILLGAKPRLPAKTLVRIAELEIDPAQLEAYKAAVTEEIETSIRIEAGVLAIYSVALKENPTHLRFFEIYADEKAYRQHLESPHFKKYVDVTRSMITARRLFETEPLSLSAKPR is encoded by the coding sequence ATGAACCTCAGGCGGTTCTTGATGGTGTGCGCGTCGGCGCTGGCGTTGTGCCTTGGCCCGCCCGCCCTGGCCCAGAAAGCGCAGGTCCCGTTCGTGCGACTGGAGGACCTGGAAATCGACCCCGCGCGGTTGGAAGGCTTCAAGGCGGCGGCTCGCGAGCATGCGGTGGCGACGCTTCGGATGGAGCGGGGCGTGCTGGCCCTCCATGCCGCGGCAGAGAAAGGCAACCCGGCCCGCATCCGTGTGTTCGAGATGTACGCGGACGAAAGCGCGTATCAAGCGCATCTGCGGACGCCGCATTTCCAGAGGTTTCGCTCTGGCACGGCCAAGATGGTGTTGGCCCGCAGAATGTACGACGCGGTGCCCATCCTGCTCGGCGCAAAGCCGCGGTTGCCTGCCAAAACGCTTGTGCGTATCGCCGAACTGGAGATCGATCCGGCCCAGCTCGAAGCCTACAAGGCCGCCGTGACGGAGGAGATCGAAACCTCGATCCGCATCGAAGCCGGCGTGCTGGCCATCTACTCGGTGGCCTTGAAAGAGAACCCGACCCATCTGCGGTTTTTCGAGATTTACGCGGACGAGAAGGCATACCGTCAGCACCTCGAGTCGCCGCACTTCAAGAAGTACGTGGACGTCACCAGGTCCATGATCACGGCGCGCAGGCTTTTCGAGACGGAGCCGCTCTCGCTCAGCGCGAAGCCACGGTGA
- a CDS encoding (R)-mandelonitrile lyase has protein sequence MKLLTATVFSLPLLALTFAQASSGGAASGPGAPPAASRGGSQALRITRNGSQPSAKGPAENFTGAVRIDPLFQATEPSRAAGASVTFEPGARTAWHTHPLGQRLVVTAGVGRVQVWGGAVEEMRPGDVVWIPPGQKHWHGASPTTAMTHLAIQEALDGKVVEWMEKVTDAQYDAQP, from the coding sequence ATGAAGCTGCTCACCGCGACGGTCTTCTCACTTCCGCTGCTCGCCCTGACATTCGCCCAGGCCAGCTCAGGGGGCGCGGCCTCAGGGCCGGGAGCTCCCCCGGCCGCCTCACGCGGAGGCTCGCAGGCCCTGCGCATCACGAGGAACGGCTCGCAGCCCTCCGCCAAAGGGCCCGCCGAGAACTTTACAGGCGCCGTGCGCATCGACCCGCTGTTCCAGGCGACCGAGCCCTCACGCGCCGCGGGCGCCTCCGTCACGTTCGAGCCCGGTGCCCGTACGGCGTGGCACACCCATCCGCTCGGACAGAGGCTGGTCGTGACGGCGGGCGTCGGCCGCGTGCAGGTGTGGGGCGGCGCCGTCGAGGAGATGCGTCCGGGCGACGTGGTGTGGATTCCGCCCGGCCAGAAGCACTGGCACGGCGCCTCCCCGACCACCGCGATGACCCACCTGGCCATCCAGGAGGCGCTCGACGGCAAGGTCGTCGAGTGGATGGAGAAGGTCACCGACGCGCAGTACGACGCGCAGCCCTGA
- a CDS encoding cyclophilin-like fold protein, with product MKIRLTVGEKVLTATLRDNETTRDFVSLLPLTLTLEDYAATEKISDLPRRLSTKGTPPGTDASAGDITYYAPWGNLALFYRDSGHANGLVTLGKLDGGVEALREPGPLKARIELVK from the coding sequence ATGAAGATTCGACTGACGGTTGGAGAGAAGGTCCTGACGGCCACCCTGCGCGACAACGAGACCACTCGCGACTTCGTATCCCTGCTGCCACTGACCCTGACCCTCGAGGACTACGCGGCAACCGAGAAGATCAGCGACCTGCCGAGGAGGCTGTCCACGAAGGGCACGCCGCCAGGCACCGATGCCTCGGCCGGAGACATCACCTACTACGCCCCCTGGGGGAATCTGGCCCTGTTCTACAGGGACTCCGGCCATGCGAACGGGCTCGTCACGCTCGGGAAGCTCGACGGTGGCGTCGAAGCCCTGAGGGAGCCCGGTCCGCTGAAGGCGAGGATCGAGCTCGTCAAGTAG
- a CDS encoding lecithin retinol acyltransferase family protein — protein sequence MRRGDHIKVNRGIYSHHGILVGANEVIHYTGELASKENAVVRLDPLDRFLSGGTPELVQYGMCLSDDEVVCRARSRMGENLYDLFENNCEHFARWCKTGERQSEQVRDATSSTAGTVGVGAAAAGSVGVVSATGVVAGLSGAGIMSGLGAVGGAVGAGAIGGLGVLAAAPIAVTSIAMNQVLRDDPSLPEDEREARKTGRTATVIGGVTGVGGSVAAISVAGTVSGLSAAGITSGLAAIGGTVGGGMVAGVAVTVAAPAAAAAAIGYGAYRFIKWLKD from the coding sequence ATGCGTCGAGGCGATCACATCAAGGTGAACCGCGGCATCTACAGCCACCACGGCATCCTCGTTGGAGCCAACGAGGTCATTCACTACACGGGCGAACTCGCCTCAAAAGAGAACGCCGTGGTTCGATTGGACCCACTCGATCGATTTCTCAGCGGCGGAACACCGGAGCTCGTCCAGTACGGAATGTGCCTCTCCGATGACGAGGTGGTCTGTCGCGCCAGGAGCCGGATGGGCGAGAACCTCTACGACCTCTTCGAGAACAACTGCGAGCACTTCGCCCGCTGGTGTAAGACCGGCGAGCGCCAGAGCGAACAGGTCCGAGATGCGACGTCGAGCACCGCGGGAACCGTTGGTGTCGGAGCAGCCGCCGCGGGCTCGGTGGGAGTCGTCTCCGCGACGGGTGTTGTCGCTGGCCTGAGCGGTGCGGGAATCATGTCGGGTCTGGGCGCGGTGGGAGGAGCTGTCGGAGCTGGAGCTATCGGTGGGCTGGGCGTGCTCGCAGCCGCACCTATCGCCGTGACGAGCATTGCCATGAATCAGGTCCTCCGGGATGACCCATCGCTTCCGGAGGACGAACGAGAGGCGCGCAAAACGGGACGGACAGCCACTGTTATCGGAGGAGTAACAGGTGTCGGGGGTTCCGTTGCCGCCATCTCGGTCGCGGGCACAGTGAGTGGGCTCAGCGCGGCTGGCATTACCTCCGGGCTCGCGGCCATTGGCGGAACTGTGGGTGGAGGAATGGTGGCCGGCGTCGCCGTGACGGTTGCTGCGCCTGCCGCCGCAGCAGCCGCTATTGGCTACGGAGCCTATCGGTTCATCAAGTGGCTCAAGGACTGA
- a CDS encoding DUF2380 domain-containing protein, producing the protein MLADLPQARWTGLLLALALLSTGCTSLTLPPGMRTGLRYTPHEPVPPVSVARPGVEAPDALPTPPEPEAPQRLHRRRASRVEVTAVSPDSAEREVQQKALAAQLAFRGAVLDVSGSTRRISSELARLKVSGRGLASANDVFLRYADYGTEQLRWIDAQLAAATRLANAASQVEDPDMQLALLRVAGPRLEATMVGSLLLAVWLDFLNLADVALRQHLYPVETLFADMERRQELLAPTMTALSSREHELVEAAAQDVPPLAGHLTEEFVATVERMRVAAENLQKVLVLKETIETVTMLSTMRFSLPPVPPSAPALLGIGLAVGGDGVMMGTRIVVSAEWVEWVRQLVRAGVLSLPVVSAAVRIQAGQVMLAQAHGELPRGVREALGDGPEVGAMHGTGKAGAGMAEPPRHHVMPKEFREWFEKRGFTGEMDIDEFCVRLEQAHHEAIHGGGDWKLGRTWPGEWNQMIMEVLGRAESRAGRMLTRNEILKIVAGRMEAYYIPMNFIPWKGP; encoded by the coding sequence ATGCTCGCTGACTTGCCCCAGGCCCGGTGGACGGGCCTGCTGCTCGCCCTGGCCCTGCTGTCCACCGGCTGCACGTCACTGACACTACCGCCCGGCATGAGAACGGGCCTGCGCTACACGCCACACGAGCCTGTCCCGCCCGTGTCGGTGGCGAGGCCTGGCGTCGAGGCCCCAGACGCCCTCCCCACCCCGCCCGAGCCCGAGGCACCGCAGCGGCTACACCGGCGCCGGGCCTCCCGTGTGGAGGTAACGGCGGTGAGCCCGGACAGCGCGGAGAGGGAGGTGCAGCAGAAGGCCCTCGCGGCCCAGTTGGCATTTCGCGGTGCCGTTCTCGACGTGTCGGGCTCCACCCGCCGCATTTCCAGCGAACTCGCCCGGCTCAAGGTCAGTGGCCGGGGCCTCGCCAGCGCAAACGATGTCTTCCTCCGCTATGCCGACTACGGCACCGAGCAACTGCGGTGGATTGACGCCCAGCTCGCCGCCGCCACCCGGCTGGCCAACGCCGCTTCGCAGGTGGAGGACCCGGACATGCAGCTCGCCCTGCTGCGCGTGGCCGGTCCACGGCTGGAAGCCACCATGGTGGGCTCGCTCCTGCTCGCCGTCTGGCTCGACTTCCTCAACCTCGCAGATGTCGCGCTCAGACAGCACCTCTACCCCGTGGAGACGCTCTTCGCGGACATGGAGCGCAGGCAGGAGCTGCTCGCGCCCACCATGACGGCGCTCTCCTCCCGGGAGCACGAGCTGGTGGAGGCCGCGGCGCAAGACGTGCCCCCGCTGGCAGGCCACCTCACGGAGGAATTCGTGGCCACCGTGGAGAGAATGCGCGTGGCGGCGGAGAACCTCCAGAAGGTGCTGGTGCTCAAGGAAACCATCGAGACTGTCACGATGCTCTCGACGATGAGGTTCTCACTGCCCCCGGTGCCTCCGTCCGCTCCCGCCCTGCTCGGCATCGGCCTGGCGGTAGGCGGCGACGGCGTGATGATGGGCACGCGCATTGTCGTGTCCGCCGAGTGGGTGGAGTGGGTGCGCCAGTTGGTGCGTGCGGGCGTCCTCTCCCTGCCCGTCGTCAGCGCCGCCGTACGGATTCAGGCGGGCCAGGTGATGCTGGCGCAGGCGCACGGCGAGCTGCCGCGGGGCGTGCGCGAAGCGCTGGGCGATGGGCCCGAGGTGGGGGCCATGCACGGGACGGGCAAGGCAGGAGCCGGAATGGCAGAGCCGCCGCGGCACCACGTCATGCCCAAGGAGTTCCGCGAGTGGTTCGAGAAGCGCGGCTTCACCGGCGAGATGGACATCGACGAGTTCTGCGTCAGGCTGGAGCAGGCGCATCACGAGGCCATTCACGGTGGTGGCGACTGGAAGCTGGGTCGCACATGGCCCGGCGAATGGAACCAGATGATCATGGAGGTGTTGGGAAGAGCCGAGTCCAGAGCGGGCCGGATGTTGACGCGGAACGAGATCCTGAAGATCGTCGCGGGGCGCATGGAGGCGTACTACATCCCGATGAACTTCATCCCGTGGAAAGGGCCATGA
- a CDS encoding NUDIX hydrolase yields the protein MSDRHPFQGNWVARLYERVRERGFDSLTAFAEARPTASLVALAKELGPDDIAGVQVFKGLVAEAERHNQVTRLVRGQLVRELWACLPSGWPAVLDDANRFDVAHALGAWVAFTPETHKERADKAGDALLATPPPPGWLPLGPDDELLRTLLPDETV from the coding sequence ATGAGCGACAGACATCCTTTTCAGGGCAACTGGGTGGCACGCCTGTATGAGCGGGTCCGCGAGCGCGGTTTCGATTCACTCACGGCGTTCGCCGAGGCGCGCCCCACCGCCTCGCTGGTGGCTCTGGCCAAGGAGCTTGGTCCGGACGACATCGCAGGAGTGCAGGTGTTCAAAGGACTGGTGGCCGAAGCAGAGCGGCACAATCAGGTCACACGCCTTGTGCGCGGACAACTCGTGCGAGAACTGTGGGCGTGTCTCCCAAGCGGCTGGCCGGCCGTGCTCGACGACGCAAATCGTTTCGACGTCGCCCATGCACTCGGCGCGTGGGTTGCCTTCACCCCAGAGACCCACAAGGAGCGCGCCGACAAGGCCGGCGATGCACTCCTCGCTACGCCACCGCCGCCCGGATGGCTCCCCCTCGGACCAGACGACGAGTTGCTGCGCACGCTCCTGCCCGACGAAACAGTCTAG
- a CDS encoding Glu/Leu/Phe/Val family dehydrogenase, producing MASEENFMRAPAPTPKRTVYTEAMEIFHRAADLIGLDKRVRLELEEPDYEHIFYVTAKLKDRLVPLAPEQARDFADLQVTQVRNPEGLERLADGKIILNGRALLGSDVSIRRGHLRLPDGHVYQLVPGESQRFKAYRVQHNQARGPYKGGIRYHREVSLDLFKALAAEMTWKTAISEVPFGGGKGGIQIDPRAYGKEELENITLRFMYKLKGLIGPNIDIPAPDVGTNGDIMALMYRQYSDGERERHNLRGIVTGKDVRIGGSEGRAAATGQGVAFCIEDYYAEKGETLKGKSFILQGFGNVGSHGAAILQKMGARLLAVNDADGTIYNGDGIDVPALLAYVNDPKNLRRSVLGFPGAQKIDKKDFWEVQADICFPAALGGEITADIAERLKVKLVAEGANGPTTPEADRVLQKRGIDMIPDIIANAGGVTVSYYEWIQNKRMERWSEAEVNQRLEHAMKRNYRIIRDISRNQSRRTDSHDSRPFCIGKEVDPRCAAMILALKRIEAHYLLEGFSQ from the coding sequence ATGGCAAGCGAAGAGAACTTCATGCGCGCCCCGGCCCCGACGCCGAAGCGCACCGTCTACACGGAAGCGATGGAAATCTTCCATCGCGCCGCGGACCTCATCGGTCTGGACAAGCGCGTGCGCCTCGAGCTCGAGGAGCCGGACTACGAGCACATCTTCTACGTCACCGCGAAGCTGAAGGATCGCCTGGTGCCGCTCGCTCCCGAGCAGGCCCGGGACTTCGCGGACCTCCAGGTCACCCAGGTCCGCAACCCCGAGGGCCTGGAGCGCCTGGCCGACGGGAAGATCATCCTCAACGGCCGCGCCCTGCTCGGCTCGGACGTCTCCATCCGCCGTGGTCACCTGCGCCTTCCCGACGGCCACGTGTACCAGCTCGTTCCCGGCGAGTCGCAGCGCTTCAAGGCCTACCGCGTCCAGCACAACCAGGCCCGCGGCCCCTACAAGGGTGGCATCCGCTATCACCGCGAGGTCTCCCTGGATCTCTTCAAAGCGCTCGCCGCGGAGATGACCTGGAAGACCGCCATCTCCGAGGTCCCCTTCGGCGGTGGCAAGGGTGGCATCCAGATCGACCCCCGCGCCTACGGCAAGGAGGAGCTGGAGAACATCACCCTGCGCTTCATGTACAAGCTCAAGGGACTCATCGGCCCCAACATCGACATCCCCGCTCCCGACGTGGGGACGAATGGGGACATCATGGCCCTCATGTACCGCCAGTACTCGGACGGCGAGCGCGAGCGGCACAACCTGCGCGGCATCGTCACCGGCAAGGACGTGCGCATCGGCGGCTCCGAGGGCCGTGCGGCCGCCACCGGCCAGGGCGTGGCCTTCTGCATCGAGGACTACTACGCCGAGAAGGGTGAGACCCTCAAGGGCAAGAGCTTCATCCTCCAGGGCTTCGGCAACGTGGGCAGCCACGGCGCCGCCATCCTCCAGAAGATGGGCGCCCGCCTGCTCGCGGTCAACGACGCCGACGGCACCATCTACAACGGCGACGGCATCGACGTGCCCGCGCTGCTCGCCTACGTCAATGATCCGAAGAACCTGCGCCGCAGCGTGCTCGGGTTCCCCGGCGCCCAGAAGATCGACAAGAAGGACTTCTGGGAGGTCCAGGCGGACATCTGCTTCCCGGCGGCCCTCGGTGGCGAGATCACCGCGGACATCGCCGAGCGTCTCAAGGTGAAGCTGGTGGCCGAGGGCGCCAACGGCCCCACCACCCCCGAGGCCGACCGCGTCCTTCAGAAGCGCGGCATCGACATGATCCCCGACATCATCGCCAACGCCGGTGGCGTGACGGTGAGCTACTACGAGTGGATCCAGAACAAGCGCATGGAGCGCTGGAGCGAGGCCGAGGTCAACCAGCGCCTCGAGCACGCGATGAAGCGCAACTACCGCATCATCCGCGACATCTCCCGCAACCAGTCGCGCCGCACGGACTCGCATGACAGCCGTCCGTTCTGCATCGGCAAGGAAGTGGATCCGCGCTGCGCCGCGATGATCCTCGCCCTCAAGCGCATCGAGGCCCACTACCTCCTCGAGGGCTTCTCGCAGTAA
- a CDS encoding PilZ domain-containing protein → MAEVQVRERRTHLRFDKVFTIYLSTEGGLSRGIGRNISAQGMFVETREQLSLGERVKVTFAGEDGTEITCLCEVRYQVALAYGRKDGREGNTRGVGLRIVAYEVQEDAPLLLVARERVMH, encoded by the coding sequence TTGGCGGAAGTTCAGGTCCGAGAGCGGCGCACGCACCTGCGGTTCGACAAGGTCTTCACCATCTACCTCTCCACGGAGGGGGGATTGAGCCGAGGCATCGGACGCAACATCAGCGCCCAGGGCATGTTCGTGGAGACGCGGGAGCAACTGTCGCTGGGCGAGCGGGTGAAGGTGACGTTCGCGGGCGAGGACGGCACGGAGATCACGTGCCTGTGCGAGGTGCGCTACCAGGTGGCGCTGGCGTACGGGCGCAAGGACGGACGCGAGGGGAACACCCGGGGCGTGGGGCTGAGGATCGTCGCGTACGAGGTGCAGGAGGACGCACCGCTGCTGCTGGTGGCGCGCGAGCGCGTCATGCACTGA
- a CDS encoding DUF6066 family protein codes for MRRLFLAALLLVPALALADVDARFARLRDQAEPLGSLTSFLEKYIGECSSMFSGPNCRASSEEFRGKYEGKKLYMIIGEEAATMLSPGPYQPGSGNYTIQVVPYFPGGSYALTQGLPTQTDADGNPLLPLIRIAGTTPEGWTAMDFMRLFSSRQVRAQLIFTPQGVWSLPRKRGVGKTTGVAARLEAILLTHARTGDTLGLWFAEEPPAATGGAKKPARKK; via the coding sequence GTGAGAAGACTCTTCCTGGCCGCCCTCCTCCTTGTGCCCGCGCTCGCCCTGGCGGACGTGGATGCGCGCTTCGCCCGCCTGAGAGATCAGGCCGAGCCCCTGGGCAGCCTCACGTCCTTCCTGGAGAAGTACATCGGCGAGTGCTCCAGCATGTTCTCCGGCCCCAACTGCCGGGCCAGCTCCGAGGAGTTTCGCGGGAAATACGAAGGCAAGAAGCTCTACATGATCATCGGAGAGGAGGCGGCGACCATGCTCAGCCCGGGGCCGTACCAGCCCGGCTCGGGCAACTACACCATCCAGGTCGTCCCCTACTTCCCCGGGGGCTCCTACGCCCTCACCCAGGGCCTGCCCACGCAGACGGACGCGGACGGCAACCCGCTGCTGCCGCTCATCCGCATCGCCGGCACCACCCCCGAGGGGTGGACGGCCATGGACTTCATGCGCCTCTTCTCCTCGCGGCAGGTGCGCGCCCAGCTCATCTTCACGCCGCAAGGGGTGTGGAGCCTGCCGCGCAAGCGGGGGGTGGGGAAGACGACCGGAGTGGCCGCCCGCCTGGAGGCCATCCTCCTCACGCACGCGCGCACCGGCGACACGCTCGGCCTGTGGTTCGCCGAGGAGCCGCCCGCCGCCACCGGGGGCGCGAAGAAGCCCGCCAGGAAGAAGTAG
- a CDS encoding trypsin-like peptidase domain-containing protein encodes MAPIRRSLPLLFLFALLALVPALRAGAQQQGPLAPWLEARAREHASWVEDSTRVRSGPMGLWREWVSKEPMLPGFVPPTSLAPLIRAVEAGVVNIKAEGTTQDPLRGLARMSNTGSGFLLTPDGLVVTNNHVVARGDSVAGEIVVRLADGREFPAEVVGRDSSTDVALLRLMGQGLTGLPAVYLGDSDRLEVGDWVVAIGSPFELDHSVSHGMISAKERVIGVGPYDDFIQTDALINPGNSGGPLFNMRGEVVGVNTAIISQGQGIGFAVPINMVKDLLPNLRKNGQLQRGWMGVVIDERSQVGTPQQRAAVVKEVYPSSPAAQAGMRVGDQVVAVNGRQVDSYQQLLRKVAMLAPGTEAKLTLVRGGAQQEVTLKLAARPAQEVLAALASPGNLGELGLLLRDLSPEVAAPMGLEPYEGVLVSGVTPRSPAARAGLRARDVVTEVNRRKVKDIAAVKGALEKGAGSTVLLRVQRGDVQQYVVLEP; translated from the coding sequence ATGGCCCCCATCCGCCGTTCCCTTCCCCTCCTCTTCCTCTTCGCGCTGCTGGCGCTGGTGCCCGCTCTCCGGGCGGGCGCGCAGCAGCAGGGGCCGCTCGCCCCATGGCTCGAGGCGCGTGCGCGGGAGCACGCGTCCTGGGTGGAGGACTCCACTCGGGTGCGCAGTGGTCCGATGGGGCTGTGGCGCGAGTGGGTCTCCAAGGAGCCGATGCTGCCGGGCTTCGTGCCGCCCACCTCGCTGGCGCCGCTGATCCGGGCGGTGGAGGCGGGGGTGGTGAACATCAAGGCCGAGGGCACGACGCAGGATCCCCTGCGGGGGCTGGCCCGCATGAGCAACACGGGCTCGGGCTTCCTCCTGACACCGGACGGGCTGGTGGTGACGAACAACCACGTGGTGGCGCGTGGGGACTCGGTGGCGGGGGAGATCGTCGTGCGCCTGGCGGACGGGCGCGAGTTCCCCGCCGAGGTGGTGGGCCGGGACTCCTCCACGGACGTGGCGCTGCTGCGGCTGATGGGCCAGGGGCTGACGGGCCTGCCGGCGGTGTACCTGGGAGACTCGGACCGGCTGGAGGTGGGCGACTGGGTGGTGGCCATCGGCAGCCCGTTCGAGCTGGACCACTCGGTGTCGCACGGGATGATCTCCGCCAAGGAGCGGGTGATCGGCGTGGGGCCGTACGACGACTTCATCCAGACGGACGCGCTCATCAACCCGGGCAACTCGGGCGGGCCGCTCTTCAACATGCGGGGCGAGGTGGTGGGGGTGAACACGGCCATCATCAGCCAGGGGCAGGGCATCGGCTTCGCGGTGCCCATCAACATGGTGAAGGATCTGCTGCCCAACCTGCGCAAGAACGGCCAGCTGCAGCGGGGCTGGATGGGCGTGGTGATCGACGAGCGCTCCCAGGTAGGCACTCCGCAGCAGCGTGCCGCGGTGGTGAAGGAGGTGTACCCCAGCAGTCCGGCGGCACAGGCGGGGATGCGCGTGGGGGATCAGGTGGTGGCGGTGAACGGCAGGCAGGTGGACTCGTACCAGCAGCTGCTGCGCAAGGTGGCGATGCTGGCGCCGGGCACGGAGGCGAAGCTGACGCTGGTGCGCGGAGGCGCCCAGCAGGAGGTGACGCTGAAGCTGGCCGCCCGTCCCGCGCAGGAGGTGCTGGCGGCGCTGGCCAGCCCGGGCAACCTCGGGGAGCTCGGGCTGCTCCTGAGGGATCTCTCCCCCGAGGTGGCGGCGCCCATGGGGCTGGAGCCCTACGAGGGGGTGCTGGTGTCGGGAGTGACACCACGCAGCCCGGCGGCGCGCGCGGGGCTGAGGGCCCGGGACGTGGTGACCGAGGTCAACCGCCGCAAGGTGAAGGACATCGCGGCGGTGAAGGGCGCGCTGGAGAAGGGCGCGGGCTCGACGGTGCTCCTGCGGGTGCAGCGTGGGGACGTGCAGCAGTACGTCGTGCTGGAGCCCTGA
- a CDS encoding nucleotide exchange factor GrpE, with protein sequence MNGNPRTDGPPQEEQGQEAAAATATPETSTEQQSAQAAAPAVDAERQRLEAELDATRKRVDQLARAYQELMKDREEFKQRLTRERERMMDVERGNVATTLLEAVDELDRCLAMSGEDTSSPLAQGVKMIRDGLLSKLQQTGIERIQVVGLPYDPNTAEATDMELTPNPDEDQKVVAEARAGYRLKDRIIRPARVKVAKYVAPAQA encoded by the coding sequence ATGAATGGCAATCCCCGGACTGACGGTCCGCCCCAGGAGGAACAGGGACAGGAGGCCGCCGCGGCCACCGCGACGCCCGAGACGTCCACCGAGCAGCAGTCGGCCCAGGCTGCCGCTCCGGCGGTGGACGCGGAGCGGCAGCGGCTGGAGGCGGAGCTCGACGCGACCCGCAAGCGCGTGGACCAACTGGCGCGCGCCTACCAGGAGTTGATGAAGGATCGCGAGGAGTTCAAGCAGCGCCTCACACGCGAGCGCGAGCGGATGATGGACGTGGAGCGCGGCAACGTGGCCACGACGCTGCTGGAGGCGGTGGACGAGCTGGATCGCTGCCTGGCCATGAGCGGAGAGGATACGTCCTCGCCGCTGGCGCAGGGCGTGAAGATGATCCGGGACGGGCTGCTGTCGAAGCTGCAGCAGACGGGCATCGAGCGCATCCAGGTGGTGGGCCTGCCGTATGATCCGAACACGGCGGAGGCCACGGACATGGAGCTCACCCCCAATCCGGACGAGGACCAGAAGGTGGTGGCGGAGGCCCGGGCGGGATACCGGCTGAAGGACCGGATCATCCGTCCGGCGCGGGTGAAGGTGGCCAAGTACGTCGCCCCCGCGCAGGCCTGA
- a CDS encoding RNA polymerase sigma factor region1.1 domain-containing protein: MENRIGKSYTARKALFAKGLREGRLTVQEIEKALPAGTLTAAERWLLYYSLRAAQVEIVDEVTGQVDHGFMSEPPSAPAEH, from the coding sequence GTGGAGAATAGAATCGGCAAGAGCTATACGGCGCGTAAGGCACTCTTCGCGAAGGGGCTGCGCGAGGGGCGTCTCACGGTGCAGGAGATCGAGAAGGCACTGCCCGCCGGTACCCTCACGGCGGCCGAGAGGTGGCTGCTGTACTACTCGCTCCGGGCGGCCCAGGTGGAGATCGTCGACGAGGTGACGGGCCAGGTGGATCACGGCTTCATGTCCGAGCCACCCTCCGCACCCGCCGAGCACTAG